The region TTTTGGATTGCTGCGCAGCCTCGACCAGCGCCTCGAGAATCGTACCCAAGTCACGTATCGACACCTGTTCGCGCAGCAATTGCTGCAGGACACGCTGAACCTCTCCAAGCGCGAGCAACTTAGGCACAAGCTCTTCGACCAGCTTCGGATGACTTTCACTCATGCTGTCCAAAAGACGCTTGACCTCCTGGCGTCCCAGAAGCTCGTGTGCGTGCCGGCGAATCAGTTCTCCCAGATGCGTTCCGATCACCGTCGTCTGATCGACCACGGAGTAGCCCGCTGCGAGCGCCTGCTCTTCTAAACCAGGCTGAATCCAGCGCGCGTTAACCCCAAACGCCGGTTCCCTTGTCTCGACGCCGGGAAGCGGCCGGGCCTTGGGATCTGCATTCACCGCCAGAAGACAGTTCTGCTCCGTCTGCCAGCGCGCAACCTCTACTCCGCGGAGGTTTACGACATACTCCCGCGGCTTGAGCCGCAGATTGTCCGTAATGTGGACCGAAGGAACGATGAAGCCGAGTTCCGTTGCCAGATGCCGGCGAAGCGCACGAACCCTGTTCAGCATCTGCCCGCCCTGCTTCTCGTCGACCAGCGGAATTAGCTGAAAGCCTATCTCCAAGGTCAGCTCATCAATCTTAAGGAGCGAAGCAAGATTCTCGCCTGCCGCGGCCTCCACGCCCTTTGCCGTTCCTGTCGCTGCTGCTTCGATCTCTGCAGCTGTCGCCTCAGGCTGAGTAGCGGGCAGCTTGCGTGCCAGCAGCGCCACGCCCGCAGCCATCAACACGAATGCAAGCTTGGGGAGCCCGGGAACGAGTGCAAGCGCAATCAGTACGCCGCACGCAATCCACAGCGTATTCCTTCCCTTCAGGAGCTGGGCGCCCAGCTCCTGATCGAGAGCACCGGATGAAGAAGCTCGCGTAAGAACCATGCCACCGGCGACCGAGACAAGCAGGCTGGGGATCATCGTGACCAGGCCGTCTCCAACGGTAAGAATGGTATAGGTCTTTACCGCAGTGGCGACATCCGCGCCGTGCTGAACGACACCGATCAACAAGCCCGCAACGATGTTGATCACCGTAATCAGGATCGTGGCCATCGAATCGCGCTGGTTGAAGCGCGCCGCACCGTCCATCGCTCCATAGAACTCGGCCTCGCGAGCAATTGCCTGCCGGCGCTTGCGGGCCTGCTGCTCGTCGATCAGACCGGCGTTCATGTCTGCATCGATCGCCATCTGTTTGCCGGGAAGAGCATCCAGTGTGAACCGGGCGGTAACCTCGGCCGTGCGCACGGCTCCGTGGCTGACGACCAGAAATTGAATCGCGATCAACGCCAGGAACAACACGAAGCCGACGACATAGTTTCCGCCAACGACGAACTGTCCAAATGCCTCAATCACCGAACCCGCGGCAGCGGTTCCCTCGTGTCCATGCAGAAGAATCCGGCGGCTCGACGCCAGGTTCAGCGAGAGCCGGAACAGTGTGAGCAAAAGCAGCAGTGTGGGAAAGACGGAAAAGTCTACCGCCCGCCGCACCTGCACCGCTGTCAGAAACACGATCACTGAGGCCGTGATCGAGAGAGCGAGCAGCAGGTCCAGAACAAAGCTCGGTATAGGAATCAGCATCACGAAGACGACGCTGATTGCTGCTACCGGCAGCAGATAAGCTTGTAACTTTGCAGGAGACCAGGAGCCAGCCCCTGTCTTCTTTGCACTCACATTCCACCTCCAACACCACGCATTCCAGAGACCATCGCAGGCGTGTAGCCGA is a window of Edaphobacter sp. 12200R-103 DNA encoding:
- the flhA gene encoding flagellar biosynthesis protein FlhA is translated as MSAKKTGAGSWSPAKLQAYLLPVAAISVVFVMLIPIPSFVLDLLLALSITASVIVFLTAVQVRRAVDFSVFPTLLLLLTLFRLSLNLASSRRILLHGHEGTAAAGSVIEAFGQFVVGGNYVVGFVLFLALIAIQFLVVSHGAVRTAEVTARFTLDALPGKQMAIDADMNAGLIDEQQARKRRQAIAREAEFYGAMDGAARFNQRDSMATILITVINIVAGLLIGVVQHGADVATAVKTYTILTVGDGLVTMIPSLLVSVAGGMVLTRASSSGALDQELGAQLLKGRNTLWIACGVLIALALVPGLPKLAFVLMAAGVALLARKLPATQPEATAAEIEAAATGTAKGVEAAAGENLASLLKIDELTLEIGFQLIPLVDEKQGGQMLNRVRALRRHLATELGFIVPSVHITDNLRLKPREYVVNLRGVEVARWQTEQNCLLAVNADPKARPLPGVETREPAFGVNARWIQPGLEEQALAAGYSVVDQTTVIGTHLGELIRRHAHELLGRQEVKRLLDSMSESHPKLVEELVPKLLALGEVQRVLQQLLREQVSIRDLGTILEALVEAAQQSKNLVHLVEAVRQMLGRGLVHPLLDSDGGLKVLMLDQRIENELIGTFDPQGANLLLGDGARSGGMPADFLRSLVDSVKRLIGASSGSALPVLLCPSPARYHVRRWLEPFLPKVTVLSPVEIPPEIRVKSIGTVG